In Apium graveolens cultivar Ventura chromosome 10, ASM990537v1, whole genome shotgun sequence, the following are encoded in one genomic region:
- the LOC141689918 gene encoding enolase-like: MATIQSIKARQIFDSRGNPTVEVDVGLSNGTWCRAAVPSGASTGVYEALELRDGGSDYLGKGVSKAVGNVNSIIGPALIGKDPTDQTGIDNFMVQELDGTVNEWGWCKQKLGANAILAVSLAVCKAGASVLNIPLYKHIANLAGNKKLVLPVPAFNVINGGSHAGNKLAMQEFMILPVGASSFSEAMKMGVEVYHNLKSVIKKKYGQDATNVGDEGGFAPNIQQNKEGLELLKTAIEKAGYTGKVVIGMDVAASEFYGTDKTYDLNFKEENNNGSEKISGEQLKDLYKSFVSEYPIVSIEDPFDQDDWEHYGKMTAECGVQVQIVGDDLLVTNPKRVEKAIKEKSCNALLLKVNQIGSVTESIEAVKMSKRAGWGVMTSHRSGETEDTFIADLAVGLSTGQIKTGAPCRSERLAKYNQILRIEEELGSEAVYAGANFRMPVEPY; the protein is encoded by the exons ATGGCTACTATTCAATCAATCAAGGCTCGTCAGATCTTCGATAGCAGAGGCAATCCTACCGTCGAG GTCGATGTTGGTTTGTCAAATGGAACCTGGTGCAGAGCTGCTGTTCCCAGTGGTGCATCCACTG GTGTTTACGAGGCTCTTGAACTTAGAGATGGAGGATCGGACTACCTAGGAAAAGGTGTTTCCAAG GCTGTTGGAAACGTAAACTCAATTATTGGACCTGCTTTGATAGGCAAG GATCCAACTGACCAGACCGGTATTGATAACTTCATGGTTCAAGAGCTCGATGGGACTGTTAATGAGTGGGGATGGTGCAAGCAGAAG CTTGGAGCAAACGCAATATTGGCAGTGTCTCTTGCTGTGTGCAAAGCTGGGGCCAGTGTCTTGAATATTCCTCTTTACAAG CATATTGCTAATCTTGCTGGTAACAAGAAGTTAGTTTTGCCGGTTCCTGCTTTTAATGTTATCAATGGTGGATCCCATGCAGGGAATAAACTTGCGATGCAG GAGTTTATGATTCTTCCAGTAGGTGCCTCTTCATTCTCAGAGGCAATGAAAATGGGAGTTGAAGTATACCACAACTTGAAG TCTGTGATCAAAAAGAAATACGGTCAGGATGCCACTAATGTTGGTGACGAGGGTGGCTTTGCTCCTAACATTCAG CAAAACAAGGAGGGTCTTGAGTTACTTAAGACGGCCATTGAGAAAGCTGGTTACACCGGCAAA GTTGTCATTGGTATGGATGTTGCTGCATCTGAGTTCTATGGAACGGACAAGACATATGATCTGAACTTTAAGGAAGAG AACAACAATGGTTCAGAGAAGATATCAGGAGAACAGCTCAAAGATCTTTACAAGTCATTTGTATCCGAGTATCCTATTGTCTCCATTGAGGATCCATTTGATCAGGATGACTGGGAACACTATGGTAAAATGACAGCTGAATGTGGAGTTCAAGTACAGATTGTGGGTGATGATCTTTTGGTCACAAATCCCAAG AGAGTTGAGAAGGCAATCAAGGAAAAGTCTTGCAATGCCCTTCTTCTTAAG GTTAACCAAATTGGCTCAGTCACTGAGAGTATAGAAGCTGTGAAAATGTCCAAGAGGGCTGGTTGGGGAGTAATGACCAGTCACCGCAG TGGAGAGACCGAGGACACTTTCATTGCTGATTTGGCTGTCGGTTTGTCAACC GGACAAATTAAAACTGGAGCACCATGCAGGTCAGAGCGTCTTGCTAAATACAATCAGATTTTGCGAATTGAGGAGGAGCTCGGTTCAGAGGCAGTTTATGCAGGAGCCAACTTCCGTATGCCCGTTGAGCCCTACTAG
- the LOC141690311 gene encoding peroxiredoxin-2E, chloroplastic — MASITASATFTLSRLISTPKPSLLPLKSSLISSSSSFSSFSLKLNPPKHPLRFNFSTLPKISATISVGDTLPDSTFSYFDSAGELQTTTVSDLTKSKKTIFFAVPGAFTPTCSQKHLPGFVEKAAELKSKGVDTIACVSVNDAFVMKAWKADLKVGDEVLMLSDGNGNFTKAIGVELDLSDQPVGLGVRSRRYAMLVDDGVVKVLNLEEGGAFTSSSAEDMLKHL, encoded by the coding sequence ATGGCAAGCATCACAGCATCCGCAACATTCACACTCTCTAGACTCATCTCTACCCCCAAACCCTCTCTCCTCCCCCTCAAATCCTCCCTCATTTCATCCTCTtcttccttctcttccttttctCTCAAACTCAATCCCCCCAAACACCCCCTTCGATTCAATTTCTCCACCCTCCCCAAAATCTCTGCCACCATTTCCGTCGGTGACACTCTCCCCGACTCCACTTTTTCCTACTTCGATTCCGCCGGTGAACTCCAAACCACCACCGTCTCTGATCTCACTAAATCCAAGAAAACCATTTTCTTCGCTGTCCCCGGCGCCTTTACTCCCACCTGTTCCCAGAAACATCTCCCTGGTTTCGTTGAAAAAGCTGCTGAACTAAAATCCAAAGGGGTGGACACAATTGCCTGTGTTTCGGTTAATGATGCGTTTGTTATGAAGGCCTGGAAAGCTGATTTGAAAGTTGGGGATGAGGTGTTGATGTTGAGTGATGGCAATGGGAATTTTACGAAAGCTATCGGGGTTGAGCTTGATTTGAGTGATCAGCCTGTGGGATTGGGAGTGAGGAGCAGGAGATATGCAATGCTTGTGGATGATGGAGTTGTTAAGGTGTTGAATTTGGAGGAAGGCGGGGCTTTTACTTCCAGCAGTGCCGAGGATATGCTCAAACACCTTTGA
- the LOC141691747 gene encoding uncharacterized protein LOC141691747, which produces MSEFNGKGDPEDHCEKYELLMVGMGHNDIMLCKMFKTYLKGSASMWYRSLKPRSIGSYEQLKRKFLKYYSHLYRKAKDTEALVHCRQRANEELGDYLARFKEEAGMVTNLDKIKAMGFLTAGLDPYKEAKTFTERWKTLGYKDSRRDDRSKRADRYEGSRSGVDQRDSRKEGMKEADCGAERGRDRDSAVFTPLNAPISKILHEIKGKPGFVRPAKMKVPNHKKNPDKYCDYHRDKGHNTDECYHLKKLIERMIKDGKLNQFVRDLRDRLGPKENQEEETEAEEPERRDRIRGEVKTIFGGSILDKDSKTAKKKYARQVYNLY; this is translated from the exons ATGAGCGAGTTCAATGGAAAAGGAGACCCCGAGGACCACTGCGAAAAATATGAACTCCTGATGGTTGGGATGGGTCATAATGATATTATGTTGTGCAAAATGTTCAAGACTTATCTCAAGGGGTCGGCTTCGATGTGGTACAGGTCCCTCAAGCCCAGATCCATTGGGTCCTACGAGCAGTTGAAGAGGAAGTTTTTGAAGTACTACTCGCACCTGTACCGAAAGGCGAAGGATACTGAAGCCCTGGTCCACTGCAGACAAAGGGCGAACGAAGAGCTGGGGGATTATCTCGCTCGGTTCAAGGAAGAAGCTGGGATGGTCACTAATCTGGACAAAATCAAGGCGATGGGCTTCTTAACGGCGGGGCTGGACCCCTATAAAG AGGCGAAAACATTCACCGAAAGATGGAAAACATTGGGGTATAAGGATTCAAGAAGGGATGACCGATCAAAGCGAGCCGACAGATATGAAGGCTCAAGATCAGGTGTTGACCAAAGGGATAGTAGGAAAGAAGGAATGAAAGAAGCGGATTGTGGGGCCGAACGAGGGCGAGATAGAGATTCGGCCGTATTCACCCCATTGAATGCGCCAatctccaagattctccatgaGATTAAGGGCAAACCAGGATTCGTCCGTCCCGCCAAAATGAAGGTCCCAAACCACAAGAAGAACCCCGATAAATATTGCGACTATCACAGGGACAAGGGGCATAACACCGATGAGTGCTACCACCTCAAAAAGCTCATTGAGCGTATGATCAAAGACGGCAAACTTAATCAATTCGTCCGAGATCTGAGAGATAGGCTTGGGCCGAAGGAGAATCAGGAGGAGGAAACAGAGGCCGAGGAGCCAGAGCGAAGGGACAGGATAAGGGGTGAAGTAAAAACTATATTTGGGGGCAGCATTCTGGACAAGGATAGTAAGAcagcaaagaagaaatatgcccGACAAGTGTACAATCTATATTAG
- the LOC141691748 gene encoding uncharacterized protein LOC141691748, whose protein sequence is MTFSTEDYEDVIRPHEDPLIINPIIGQKKIWKVMVDTGSSANILFHKTYCKMNLAGEQLEPCNEVHLYAIGGHPIQFERTITLSVLLGKFPYTVEKPVKFYVVRIESPYNVIFGRPFLSTFEAVESIPHLKLKFPTEKGVGEIRGDQKAS, encoded by the coding sequence ATGACCTTCAGCACAGAAGACTATGAGGACGTCATTCGCCCGCACGAGGACCCTTTAATCATCAATCCTATCATCGGGCAAAAAAAGATATGGAAGGTAATGGTGGATACAGGCAGCTCGGCCAACATACTGTTCCACAAAACCTACTGCAAGATGAACTTGGCCGGAGAGCAACTAGAGCCCTGTAATGAGGTTCACCTTTATGCCATTGGAGGGCATCCCATTCAGTTTGAAAGAACAATTACTCTATCGGTCCTCCTAGGCAAATTTCCATATACTGTCGAGAAGCCAGTGAAGTTCTACGTAGTTCGGATCGAAAGCCCGTACAATGTAATATTTGGTAGGCCGTTCTTGTCGACCTTTGAAGCGGTAGAGTCTATACCCCATCTTAAGCTCAAGTTCCCAACTGAGAAAGGGGTAGGAGAAATAAGAGGCGATCAGAAAGCTTCCTGA
- the LOC141691749 gene encoding uncharacterized protein LOC141691749 encodes MAYGTEALIPVEVGLELYRTETYNVETNSFGLRANVDLLEEEREAAHQRNMKYLLQAAQHYDSDVKKRSFGVGDLVLRELAASMSAKQGKLQPNWEGPYKVIEVVRPRIYKLEILSGEAIKNTWHASRLQKFYQ; translated from the coding sequence ATGGCCTATGGAACCGAAGCCCTGATCCCAGTCGAAGTAGGCTTGGAATTATATCGAACTGAAACCTACAATGTAGAAACTAATAGCTTCGGGCTAAGGGCGAACGTAGACTTATTGGAGGAGGAAAGAGAAGCCGCCCACCAAAGAAACATGAAATACTTGCTACAAGCGGCACAACATTATGACTCCGATGTCAAGAAGAGGTCTTTCGGAGTCGGAGACCTAGTCCTAAGGGAGCTGGCCGCATCTATGTCGGCCAAACAAGGAAAGCTTCAGCCTAACTGGGAGGGGCCCTATAAGGTTATCGAGGTCGTTCGGCCCAGAATATACAAGCTCGAAATATTATCGGGCGAAGCAATCAAAAATACTTGGCATGCCAGTCGCCTTCAGAAATTTTATCAGTAA